Proteins from one Setaria italica strain Yugu1 chromosome V, Setaria_italica_v2.0, whole genome shotgun sequence genomic window:
- the LOC111257350 gene encoding zinc finger BED domain-containing protein RICESLEEPER 2-like, translated as MFLPLIVSIWDALDNPSWQTSVTLQGLAAAMRIKFEKYWGRDFDESNQPIARRNKKDYDVNLGIVMAAMLDPRGKAEYAEFFYQKICSNIDRIDSSVDAALVWMKKYFLEYEQRLRRVNAYSVTYSSEGSICVGSLVLAKRQLGSEFANFKSSRRKTRPPKSEFDIYFEEDCVEDIENFDILAWWKAHAEKFPILSVMARDFLAIPLSTVSSESAFSLRGRILGESRSSLTPKMLEALVCGKDWLFKEKDADNEGQQISEDQTSEMVTFVTPSANGELIRVMLIAYSGFNLATLCCCCVLEECCGLF; from the exons ATGTTCTTGCCTTTAATTGTTTCAATTTGGGATGCCTTGGATAACCCTTCTTGGCAGACAAGTGTGACACTACAAGGCCTGGCTGCAGCCATGAGGATCAAGTTTGAAAAGTATTGGGGTAGAGATTTTGATGAGTCAAACCAGCCTATTGCTCGCAGaaataaaaaggattatgatgtCAACCTTGGAATTGTTATGGCAGCAATGTTAGATCCGAGGGGAAAAGCAGAATATGCAGAGTTCTTCTACCAGAAGATTTGTAGCAATATAGATCGGATTGATTCAAGTGTTGATGCTGCTCTAGTTTGGATGAAAAAATACTTCCTGGAGTATGAGCAACGCTTGAGGAGAGTTAATGCATACTCTGTTACATATTCAAGTGAGGGCAGCATTTGTGTGGGCTCACTGGTGCTTGCGAAAAGGCAGCTAGGATCAGAATTTGCAAACTTCAAGTCAAGTCGGAGAAAGACTCGTCCACCAAAATCTGAATTTGATATCTACTTTGAAGAAGATTGTGTGGAAGACATTGAAAACTTTGACATTTTGGCTTGGTGGAAGGCACATGCTGAGAAGTTCCCGATCTTATCAGTTATGGCACGTGATTTCCTCGCCATTCCTCTTAGTACCGTTTCTTCCGAATCAGCCTTTAGTCTTAGAGGTAGGATTCTTGGGGAGTCAAGAAGCTCACTAACTCCAAAGATGTTAGAAGCCCTTGTGTGTGGGAAAGACTGGttattcaaggaaaaagatgcaGACAATGAAG GTCAACAAATTAGTGAAGATCAGACTAGTGAAATGGTCACCTTTGTCACTCCATCAG CTAATGGAGAGCTCATCAGGGTGATGCTTATTGCTTATTCTGGTTTTAA TTTGGCCacgctctgctgctgctgcgtgctgGAGGAATGCTGTGGCCTCTTCTGA
- the LOC101768032 gene encoding receptor-like protein kinase HAIKU2 — translation MSGSSTSCRSPLLLVLLLYPLAGESQHTAAAGGECDTLLAVKKDWGSPTQLAYWDPATAANHCTWKGVRCAGGGIVTELSFPGLNLTRPVPASVCALKNLTRLDLSYNTLTGAFPAAALYACAQLRFLDLSNNHLSGPLPADIDRLSPAMEHLNLSTNLFIGEVPPTIARLTALKSLLLDTNRFSGAYPAAGISELVRLEMLALANNPFAPAPVPPEFGKLTKLNYLWMSGMNLNGEIPEAFSSLTELKVLRMSSNKLTGKIPAWVLQHGKLEYLYLFGNGLSGELPRNVSAVNLIELDLSMNHLTGEIPEAFRDLKKLTLMFLYQNQLTGSIPAWVFQHEKLEYLCLDENGFTGNLPRDITATNLILLNLSRNQLTGEIPQGFGNLKNLKRLFLQNNRFTGTLFQDGMKIIHEGIKKIRELLKHIVSSPSRMQAFNEIAVVNGLPTKHGIALDIPNHWNSTFKMVAEAIKYKTVLNSYANQHAEIPPNE, via the exons ATGTCAGGGTCGAGCACCAGCTGCCGCTCCCCCCTGCTGCTCGTCTTGCTTCTCTACCCCCTTGCCGGCGAGTCCCAGcacaccgccgcggccggcggtgaGTGCGACACGCTACTCGCCGTAAAGAAGGACTGGGGCAGCCCTACGCAGCTCGCGTACTGggaccccgccaccgccgccaaccACTGCACCTGGAAAGGCGTCaggtgcgccggcggcgggattgTCACGGAGCTCTCCTTCCCGGGCCTAAACCTCACCCGCCCGGTCCCGGCGTCAGTGTGCGCGCTCAAAAACCTCACCCGCCTCGACCTCTCTTACAACACCCTTACCGGCGCCTTCCCCGCAGCCGCACTCTACGCCTGCGCGCAGCTCCGTTTCCTCGACCTCTCCAACAACCACCTCTCCGGGCCCCTCCCGGCCGACATCGATAGGCTCTCGCCGGCGATGGAGCACCTCAACCTCTCCACCAACCTCTTCATCGGCGAGGTGCCGCCAACGATAGCGAGACTCACGGCGCTCAAGTCCCTGCTGCTCGACACCAACCGCTTCAGCGGTGCGTACCCGGCGGCCGGGATTAGCGAGCTCGTCAGGCTCGAGATGCTCGCGCTGGCCAATAACCCGTTTGCCCCGGCTCCCGTGCCACCGGAGTTCGGCAAACTGACCAAGTTGAACTACCTCTGGATGAGCGGCATGAACCTCAATGGCGAGATCCCCGAGGCGTTCTCCAGCCTCACGGAGCTCAAGGTGCTCCGCATGTCGTCGAACAAACTCACCGGCAAAATCCCGGCGTGGGTGTTGCAGCACGGGAAGCTCGAGTACCTCTACCTGTTTGGCAACGGCCTCTCAGGTGAGCTGCCGCGAAACGTCTCGGCGGTGAACTTGATTGAGCTTGATTTGTCCATGAATCATCTCACCGGAGAGATACCGGAAGCCTTCAGGGATCTCAAGAAACTCACATTGATGTTTCTTTACCAAAACCAACTCACTGGATCCATCCCAGCATGGGTGTTTCAACACGAGAAGCTCGAGTACCTCTGCCTGGACGAGAACGGTTTCACGGGCAACCTGCCGCGCGATATCACGGCGACCAACTTGATTTTGCTTAATCTGTCGAGGAATCAGCTTACCGGAGAGATACCGCAAGGCTTTGGAAATCTAAAGAACCTGAAAAGGTTGTTTCTTCAGAACAACAGGTTCACCGGCACGCTCT TTCAAGATGGGATGAAAATTATTCATGAGGGGATAAAGAAGATTCGGGAGCTCTTGAAGCACATTGTCTCTTCGCCCTCAAGAATGCAAGCTTTTAATGAAATTGCAGTGGTGAATGGTCTTCCAACAAAACATGGTATTGCTCTTGACATACCCAACCATTGGAATTCCACCTTCAAGATGGTTGCAGAAGCAATAAAGTACAAGACCGTCCTGAATAGCTATGCAAATCAACATGCAGAAATTCCTCCAAATGAATAA